GACTGGTTGAAGATGAGTAGCGGCCGGGCCAGCTCCGGGTTGCCGCGGGTGTCGATGGTGCCGGCGCTGCGCAGCAGCTTGACGCCGATCCAGACCAGATAGACGCCGCCGGCCAGCTTGACCGCGCCGTAGAGGGCGGCCGACGAGGCGAGCAGGGCCGACAGTCCGAGGATGGCGAACAGGGTGTGTCCCAGGTTGCCGAGAGCGAAGCCGGCAGCCGCCGACAGGGCGGCGGTCCGTCCCTGTGTGATGCCGCGGGTCAGGACGGTCAGGTTGTCCGGTCCCGGCGTCAGGATCAGCAGGATGGAGGCGGCGCAGAAGAAGGAAAGGCGGGTCGGATCGAGCATCGCTGTTTTTCCTGTTTCTTTCAGTGTCTGACCGTTTTCGAGAAGAGGTGAATGACCATCACTCCGGCGACGATCAGTGCCATGCCGATGATCGCCGGCAGATCGGGAATCTGCCGGTAGAGCAGGATGCCGGCGAGGATCACCAGGACGATGCCGGCCCCGGACCAGACCGCGTAGGTGATGCCCACGGGGATGGTTCTGATGGTGAGGGTCATGAAATAGAAGGCCAGCCCGTAGCCGGCAACGACGATCAGACTGGGACCCAGCCGGGTGAATTCGGCCGTCGCCTTCAGGGCGCTGGTGGCGACGACCTCGGAGATGATGGCGATTGCCAGATAGAGATAGGGCATTTGTCCGTTCGATCTTTGCTGGTGATGTTCCACGGCGGTCGGGATGTCGTGGTACGGTTCAAGCTGGCGCCATGGTGAACGGATTTCGCACCGGCGTCAATGTCCGGATGGGCCGACGGGTCATCGTGCCGGCGGGTCGAGGTGCAGCGCCAGCCAGACGGTGTTCCGGTCCGGGTCTGTCCAGCTGACCCGGTGCCTGCGTCCGGCCTCGATGAGCAGGTGGCTGCCCGGTTCGAGTTCGACCTCTTCTTCCGGCTCGGCGAACAGGAGACGGGCACGGCCGGAAAGCAGCAGAATCCACTCGTCGTGGTCCTGGTCGTACCAGTTTTCTTCCGGCGTGGTGTGACCGCGGGAGACGATGCGCTCCAGTTTCATTCCCGGACGCTGCAGCAGGATGGTGAACAGTTCCAGGGGCAGGTCGTCGGGGATGTCTGCGAAGAGATTTGCGGTTTTCGGCTGCTGCAGGGTTTCGATCCACCAGATCTGTTTGTGGCCGCCGGCGGAGAATTTCTTTTGTGCCTTCTGCGCTTCTTCCAGAGAGGCAAAGGAGGCGACCAGGTACTGGACGCCGTTGTCGTCCTGTCGCCAGAGCTGGTATGGGAGTTCTCTGTTCATTCGTCCCTCCTCACGGGGCCGCGCAGCGCCTTGGTGCGTCCCCGCCTCTTCTTGGCCTCGACCCGTTTTCTGACGGCGGCCGCTGCCGGGCGGGTGGGAATGCGGCGTCGGGGGCCGACGGCGGCCCTGGCGACCAGATTCCGCAAACGGTCGAGGGCCTCGCGGCGGTTCATCTCCTGCGAGCGATGCCCGCGTGCCTGGATGATCAGTACGCCCTTCCGGTTGATCTGGCCGGCGGCCAGGGTGAACAGGCGTTTTTTGACCGAGTCCGGCAGGCAGGAATCGGCTATGGCGAAGCGGAGCTGGATGGCCGTGGCGTTGCGGTTGACATGCTGGCCGCCCGGTCCGCCGGCGGGGATCGCCGCCAGCCGAATCTGGTGCAGGGGGATGTCGAGCCCCGGTCCGATTTCAAGACGCTCCATGATGCGCTCTCTCACCTTTTCGTGGGCGGCCAGAATCCCTTCTGCCGCAGTTCGGCCAGCAGGGCCTCGCCCGGGCCGATGCTGTCGAAAATGTTCGCCGAGGTCATGGTCGCGGCGGTCATGTTCGACGGTCGCCAGCCGCCGGCAGGCAGCCGGGAACAAGCAGCACAAGCTGACCGGCGAAGGTCGGAGCAGGCAGGACGATGCGGTAGCTCATGGGCCGGTCTCTTCCAGTATGGTCAGGATTTTCGGCGTACAGCGTTTGCCGCCGCAGGGGCCCGAACCGGCGCCGGTGGCGGCGCGCAGCTCTTCCAGGGTGCGTTTGCCCTCGGCGATGTGGCGGAGAAAGACCCGTTTCTTGATGTTTTTGCACAGACAGACCGGTTTCAGTCCGTCGATGATCTGTTGTTCATCCATGGTCGGCCTCCGATGGATGGATCGTCGGTTGGGATGTCGAAACCTTCGGGCGCCGCGCTGTCAGTCGACGGCGAGGTCGACCAGGCCTTCGAGACTCGACAGGGTGGCGGTGGGGCTCAGCTCCCAGGGATCGAAGACCGCGTCCGGATTGCGCCTGATCCACGCCGCCCGCATGCCGGCCGACAGTGCGCCCAGAACATCGAACGGATTGCCGGAGACCATCCAGGCCGTATCGCCGGCGGCGCCGGCCCGGCGCAGAAAATGGGCGTAGACCGCCGGATTGGGCTTGAAGCTCCTGATCTCGTCGCAGCTGACGATCTCCTCGAAATACTCCCTGATGCCGGCCTGTTGCAGCAGCGACTCGAGATCGTCCGGTTTGCCGTTGGAAAAAGCGAACAGCCGACAGCTTTTTTGCCGCAACAGTTCGAGTGCCTTCTCGACATCGGCAAAGGCCGGCAACCGTCGGTAGGCGGCCAGCAGTTCCGCCTTTTGCACCGACGACAGCTCGACTCCGAGGGCGGCGCAGGTGTAATCGAGTGCCTGGGCAGTGCAGACCGAGAAGTCGCGGTAGTTCTGCATCAGGCCGCGGCGAAAGGAATATTCGAGCTGCTTGCTGCGCCAGAGGTCGGAAAAGGCCCGGGCCCTGGCGGGCAGCATGCGCTCGAGCAGCGCGACGACGCCGGCGGTGTCGATGAGGGTGCCGTAGACATCGAAGGCAAAAACGGTGGGCATGACGTCCTCCTGACAGGGAAGGAAAGGGTTCCAACCCGACTATCTTAGCGCAGGCGACGTCGTTCGGCCAGAGTGGCAATGGGCACAAAAAAACGCCGCGGCAAAGCCGCGGCGTTTTTGTTTCGACTCATCAAGCGGTTCAGAGCTTGACGATACGGGTGGCCTGGGGGCCTTTCTGGCCTTGGGTCACCTCGAAGGAGACGCGGTCGCCTTCGGAGAGGGACTTGAAGCCTTCAGCATGAATTTCCGAGAAGTGCGCGAAAACGTCAGGACCGTTGTCCTGCTCGATGAAGCCAAACCCTTTCGCGTCGTTGAACCACTTGACTGTACCTTCTGCCATTTTGTTGCTCCTTGTGCCTTCCCTGCGGGAAGTTTTGCTGGGCTGTGCTCGAGGTGTCGCCGAAAAGAAAAGCCGCATGGCCTGAGAAATCGGCCATGCGGCTTTTTTCTGTTTACCCTATGAATCAGTCGGCTGTGCCTGTCGCACAAACATTTTTCAACTGTGGCCAGTCTAGCAACGGCCGGCCGGAAAGGCAAGGAGAAAAACACAGCAGGCACATTTTTTTGTCGCATTCCGGGTCAGGCGCACTCCGAGTAGCCGCAGGCGTGGCAGACGCAGCAGCCGCCCTCGTGCTCCACCGGGCCGCCGCAGTCGGGGCAGGCGCCGCCGTTGCCGACGAACTGGGTCGGGGCGTCACCTTCGGGCAGCATGTGCAGCTCGATCGCCTTGGCGACGGCATCGGCGCAGGAGGTGATGCGGTTGGCGCCGAATCCCGCCGGCTTGTGGCAGGTGATGCCGATCAGCTGCTTGACCGCCTGACGCGCCTGAACCCCGGAGCGCCAGGCCAGGGAGACCAGACGGCCGATTGCCTCGCACTGGCTGGCGGCGCAGCCGCCGGCCTTGCCCATGGTGGTGAAGAGCTCGAAAACCCCCTTGCTGTCCTCGTTGATGGTGACATAGAGGGGACCGCAACCGGTTTCCATCTGGTAGGTGGTGCCCCGCAGGGCCCGCGGTCGCTCACGCTTGCGGGATTTCTTCTCGGTCTCAATGGGGATGTCGGCGGCCTTTTCATCCGCTTTCTTGACCGAAAGAACCTGCAGGTCACGGGAACCGTCGCGATAGATGGTCACCCCTTTGCAGCCTAGCTGGTAGGCCAGGCGGTAGACGGTGGCCACGTCCTCGCGGCTGGCCTCGTTGCGGAAATTGACCGTCTTGGAGACGGCGTTGTCGGTGTACTTCTGAAAGGCCGCCTGCATGCGAATATGGTCTTCGGGGGTGATGTCGTGGGCGGTGACGAAGACCCGACGCACGTCTTCGGGAATTTCGGGAATGTCCTGCACCGTGCCGTGTTCGGCGATCTTCTCCATCAGCTCCTTCGAATAGAAGCCGCGCTCGCGGGCGATCTGCTCGAACAGGGGATGCACCTCCACCAGCTTGTCGTCATCGAGCACCTGGCGGACGAAGCTGACCGCGAACAGCGGCTCGACCCCGGACGAGGTGCTGCTGATGATCGAGATGGTACCGGTCGGGGCGATGGTGGTGCAGGTGGCGTTGCGGATCGGTCTGCCACCCTTGACGTCGTAGATGGAGCCCTTGAAGTTGGGGAAGGGGCCCCGCTCCTCGGCCAGTTCGACCGACATCTGGTGGGCTTCGTCGTTGATGAATTTCATCAGCTTCTCGCCCAGCTCGATGGCCTCCTGCGAGTTGTAGGGGATGCCGAGCCTGATCAGCATGTCGGCCCAGCCCATGATGCCGAGACCGATCTTGCGGTTGGCGCGTGTCATCTGGTCGATTTCGGGGATCGGGTAGTTGTTGACCTCGATGACGTTGTCGAGGAAGCGGGTGGCCAGGCGCACGGTTTCCCGCAGCCGTGGCCAGTCGACGTCGTCTTCGTGCGCGAAGCGGGCGAGGTTGATCGAACCGAGGTTGCACGACTCGTAGGGGAGCAGAGGCTGCTCGCCGCAGGGGTTGGTCGCCTCGATTTCGCCGACGTGCGGCGTCGGGTTGTCGCGGTTGAGACGGTCGAGGAAGATGATGCCCGGTTCGCCGTTGTGCCAGGCCATGTCGACAATGTGGTCGAAGATCTTGCGGGCCGGCAGCTTGCCGACCGGTTTGCCGGTGCGGGGGTTGACGATATCGTATTCACCGTCCTTTTCGACCGCCTCCATGAAGGCTTCGGTCAGGCCGACGGAAATGTTGAAATTGGTCAGCACGGTCTGGTCGCGCTTGGCCATGATGAAATCCATGATGTCGGGATGGTCGACCCGCAGAATGCCCATGTTGGCACCACGCCGGGTGCCGCCCTGCTTGATGGTTTCGGTGGCGGCGTCGAACACCTTCATGAAGGAGATCGGACCGGAGCTGATGCCGCGGGTGGAGCTGACCACGTCGTTGGCCGGCCGGATGCGCGAAAAGGAGAAGCCGGTGCCGCCGCCGCTCTTGTGAATCAGGGCGGTGTTCTTGATCGCCTCGAAGATCTCCTCCATCGAGTCGCCTACCGGGAGCACGAAACAGGCCGAGAGCTGGCCCAGCTCGCGACCGGCGTTCATCAGCGTCGGCGAGTTGGGCATGAACTCGAGGCTGGTCATCATCCGGTAGAATTCCTTCTCCAGCTGTTTGGCGTCGACGCCGGTGTTCAGCTTCGTTTCGGCCGAGGCGATGGTGCGGGCGACCCGGGCGAACATCTCGGCCGGCGTCTCGAGGACCTTGCCTTCCTCGTTGCGCTTCAGGTAGCGGCGCTCGAGGACGGTGATGGCGTTTGCTGACAACTGCAGGGCGGTCTCTTTCTTGGACATTGGTTTTCCCTCTTTGTAACTGGAATTGAAAATGAGAATGGCGGGATGTCAACCCGTCGTCCGTATTGTCGGAATTTGGTGAAAAAGTCTTATATCGTGTGGAAATGCCGCGTTTAAACCACAATATGTTGTGGCTGTCAAGGTCTCTTTGCAGCCGGTTTTTGCCGGTCGACACGCCGGTTTCCCGGATCTTGTAAAAATAAAACCAAAAAACTCAGCAATTTAGCCTTTCGGTCGGGATCGGTATACGGGCGACGGAAAAATCTTTTGCCGGCCGGACGCTTT
This portion of the Geothermobacter ehrlichii genome encodes:
- a CDS encoding DMT family transporter, encoding MPYLYLAIAIISEVVATSALKATAEFTRLGPSLIVVAGYGLAFYFMTLTIRTIPVGITYAVWSGAGIVLVILAGILLYRQIPDLPAIIGMALIVAGVMVIHLFSKTVRH
- a CDS encoding cold-shock protein, which codes for MAEGTVKWFNDAKGFGFIEQDNGPDVFAHFSEIHAEGFKSLSEGDRVSFEVTQGQKGPQATRIVKL
- a CDS encoding cupin domain-containing protein, with the protein product MNRELPYQLWRQDDNGVQYLVASFASLEEAQKAQKKFSAGGHKQIWWIETLQQPKTANLFADIPDDLPLELFTILLQRPGMKLERIVSRGHTTPEENWYDQDHDEWILLLSGRARLLFAEPEEEVELEPGSHLLIEAGRRHRVSWTDPDRNTVWLALHLDPPAR
- a CDS encoding haloacid dehalogenase type II; translation: MPTVFAFDVYGTLIDTAGVVALLERMLPARARAFSDLWRSKQLEYSFRRGLMQNYRDFSVCTAQALDYTCAALGVELSSVQKAELLAAYRRLPAFADVEKALELLRQKSCRLFAFSNGKPDDLESLLQQAGIREYFEEIVSCDEIRSFKPNPAVYAHFLRRAGAAGDTAWMVSGNPFDVLGALSAGMRAAWIRRNPDAVFDPWELSPTATLSSLEGLVDLAVD
- a CDS encoding (2Fe-2S)-binding protein, which translates into the protein MDEQQIIDGLKPVCLCKNIKKRVFLRHIAEGKRTLEELRAATGAGSGPCGGKRCTPKILTILEETGP
- the arfB gene encoding alternative ribosome rescue aminoacyl-tRNA hydrolase ArfB, translating into MERLEIGPGLDIPLHQIRLAAIPAGGPGGQHVNRNATAIQLRFAIADSCLPDSVKKRLFTLAAGQINRKGVLIIQARGHRSQEMNRREALDRLRNLVARAAVGPRRRIPTRPAAAAVRKRVEAKKRRGRTKALRGPVRRDE
- a CDS encoding vitamin B12-dependent ribonucleotide reductase, which translates into the protein MSKKETALQLSANAITVLERRYLKRNEEGKVLETPAEMFARVARTIASAETKLNTGVDAKQLEKEFYRMMTSLEFMPNSPTLMNAGRELGQLSACFVLPVGDSMEEIFEAIKNTALIHKSGGGTGFSFSRIRPANDVVSSTRGISSGPISFMKVFDAATETIKQGGTRRGANMGILRVDHPDIMDFIMAKRDQTVLTNFNISVGLTEAFMEAVEKDGEYDIVNPRTGKPVGKLPARKIFDHIVDMAWHNGEPGIIFLDRLNRDNPTPHVGEIEATNPCGEQPLLPYESCNLGSINLARFAHEDDVDWPRLRETVRLATRFLDNVIEVNNYPIPEIDQMTRANRKIGLGIMGWADMLIRLGIPYNSQEAIELGEKLMKFINDEAHQMSVELAEERGPFPNFKGSIYDVKGGRPIRNATCTTIAPTGTISIISSTSSGVEPLFAVSFVRQVLDDDKLVEVHPLFEQIARERGFYSKELMEKIAEHGTVQDIPEIPEDVRRVFVTAHDITPEDHIRMQAAFQKYTDNAVSKTVNFRNEASREDVATVYRLAYQLGCKGVTIYRDGSRDLQVLSVKKADEKAADIPIETEKKSRKRERPRALRGTTYQMETGCGPLYVTINEDSKGVFELFTTMGKAGGCAASQCEAIGRLVSLAWRSGVQARQAVKQLIGITCHKPAGFGANRITSCADAVAKAIELHMLPEGDAPTQFVGNGGACPDCGGPVEHEGGCCVCHACGYSECA
- a CDS encoding LysE family translocator, which encodes MLDPTRLSFFCAASILLILTPGPDNLTVLTRGITQGRTAALSAAAGFALGNLGHTLFAILGLSALLASSAALYGAVKLAGGVYLVWIGVKLLRSAGTIDTRGNPELARPLLIFNQSVIANLLNPKVAIFFMAFFPQFVSLERGHVAVQMLLLGILFVLLTFLFFGLIGWFAGSLGRWLQQRPRAGRWLDRIAGGVLIGLGVRLAWPGR